Part of the Impatiens glandulifera chromosome 8, dImpGla2.1, whole genome shotgun sequence genome is shown below.
AAACACATACCATTTTCCTAGATATAAAGGCAATTGAAGCGACATGACTTAATGGATTGTTTTCTGTAGCTTCTTCATTGATTGTATCCTTCATTGCATCATCGGCTTCCAACGTTACCTTAATTCCAATTCTACAAGCAGATTCCAAACATTTTACCTTGTTTACGGATTTAATAAGAAAACGATGGAATCGAAAGAAAATAGGGCACAAAggatttggagggaaattttcttattaatgaACTGATCGATAatattcttcttattatttataagagTCCTTGATATATTATCAATGTTTTAAGTACATTTTAGTTACAAATTAAGATTTCATTCCTCtcctattaaattttataattgggattcattattcttaaaattattcaaataaaaagttttttttaatatttcaaatgttGACTTATTATCTAAGcagaatttataaataaataaataaatattcataatattaatttaattacagaATTTAAgtgaaattagaattttaaacatttgggATCCTTGCAATGTGGTAACAGattaaataccaaaaaaaaattaaaaagtgatATTTAAAACTCTTAATTCCCTCTCAAATCtggtagttaaattagtgatattaattatttatttataaatgtagtgtataatataaattaacagagttaaaccattaaaacaaaatatagacgattaaaataaataatttaggatgaataTTGAatccattttatctcaaataaattctttattaaacccaaaaatataaaaaaaaataattaaattgacaaaataaatgtcacatttattttaaatattttgtatattttaaaatatctaaaaacaaagccaaaagggtgaatcacaaatcaattttaaataaacccttaaggtgtaaataaaaaattaaatttgtaatattgtgTAGCCGAAATTCAGAAGGATGGCTGCAGTAGAAACTGTGACCTTCGGATAGGcgttggattttcatccaaaGCGCAGCAGCGTCGCCTGGAAGAAGACGCGCGTGAAGCAACAAACGACTGCTCCAATGTCGTCTCCTCCAAAACAGACGGAACACCTGCGGGCTGACGGAACGCACTACGACTACGCACGCACCCAAAAACAACGTCATTTTGGCCCTCCCTCCACGCTCAAACGTGGAAGTCCGAAACGACGTCATTTTAACCTGCGTCTTCGTCTTCCTCGTGACGCCGAGTGGATAAACATCCACAGCCATCTTTAATTGTTCAAAGATGGAATTTTGTCATTTCTTGATCGTTTGACTTGATTCAAACGCtgaaaatgatcaccctacttcggtgatcattcCCCTAAGCCTAGGATCATAATCTATATTGGCAACTGGACTTTAGAAATTTGAGATTTTAGAAAATTTCCATTAAAGTTTCAAAACTTCTAGATTTTTGGATATTCTGTATAAGGCATCAAAGCTTAGATTCAGGCATCCCTAAAGCTTCCTAAaagtctaaggagtgttcttcaatcattGTTAACTTACAATCATCCTCTATATCGAATTaccagtttgaatttgaatttttacatttcagttttgaCAGTTCGATACTATCTGGTTAATTgatttcttgattggaaaatgATCTAAGGATCATTTGTgagctttctgttgaaatcaaacatgatcaatcGATAATAAAAACctcaattttgaattttaaaaaattcaaaatcgaattttctatttttgagCTAATTCTCAAAAACAACAGCCTAAAAAGTTTTCCACATGTTTCTAATTACATTGAGCACCtatttagatcatgtttgatccaaatcaaaaattttaaattaaataaaaattttaagtttttgaatTGGTTCAAATGAATAGTCAATGTTCATGATTTGGTATCAATCATATGAATAATGAAGTTATTGGCAAGTTCCTTACACTTTATTAAactctaaaaaaacaaaaattcgAGTTTGGCCttcaaactgttttgaacaaattgaacaTCATCTAGGTCGATACAATTTTActcaaaattaatgttttacCCAATTTTATGAccttctaaatttaatttttgtaatgtgAAATTGAAGCAAATGATTCTCCCAATATGTCTATTGTACTTTGGGCATGTTTcttgctattttttttttgttacaattTCACATTATTTTCCATTACAGttgttctatatatatatttcatctttgtaaaaaaaattcaaacctaATTTGACTTATTGAGATCCTTAATGGtgaaattttcatttaagaactattttattttaaaaatctcaattaAGTTGTTACATGTGATAAGAATATCAATAATGTACATAAGTAAAACTGCacacttatatttttttcttgataaGAAGACAATTGACATGAATTAATGAAATCAATGATAGAAATTTCttttaatcttttttctttAGCTTTTGTTGAACGATGATGCGAGAACGTGTggctaaaaatataaaagttcgAGTATAGTATTAATCGACGCGTATTAAATGACGTATTTGTGGTTTGTACTATAAAGTTTGTATATTTTCATCTACTAACCTAAAGTAAATAAAGAGCTTCTTCTGCTGCTTCTACCATCTTCCGTTCTACAAATATTTGCCATAATCAATTATTATCTGCTAAAACTGAGCAAAAACGCGAAAGAATTCGTTACCTCGAGCCTGAACTAGATTCCTGAAAATAACGTAGTTCTCATTCGAATTCCTCTTCAAAGCATTTAAATGAATCTTAATTCGTGACATGATCAAATCTATTTGCGCAACAACACATTCTTCCACAACCTTCTGTATAACATCAATTCCAAATTGCTGTAACATTATTGtctgaaaaatattaaagaggTTTTCAGTGTTTGAGAGGTTCTTAAATAAGCAAAAaggaaattaaaaaatgtacCTGAAGTGGCGTGTTTTCATCCGTCGATCCAATAATCCCATTTACGATAGTGTGACGATCATGAAGACTGCCAAAAACCATACAAGCCGAAATGATTATGGATGAGAACCTCTTCTCGGTAATCTCAGCTATGTTTCCAGCTATCTGTTCAATTAGCTTCGAACGCTCCCAAGGTTTTCCATGCTCCAACACATGCTGaacatatacatatttatttatccGAAAACACTAGGCGAtacaaaaaagataaaaataaatacctcAACAACATACTTGTGGCCAATTTCATCCCCTGCCAAGATATTAACACATTGTCCAATTGCATCAATCATTCTACTCCGGATGAATGGATCCGAGCAACAATTCAATATTTTCTATTCACGGTTTAAGAACAAGTTATAACAGAAACTTTCCCAAGAAATAATTAAGGCGCAGATTAAAACCTGTATGATATGAACTGCAACAGGATGTTTCGCCAAGTAATCAATTCGATCAATGCAagcagaaacaattatcaagacATCCTCTTGGTCACAACAGTCGATACATTTCTGGATAACATTGTTAGCATTCCAATTACAAACACAGAAAATGACATGATCATCGAGTTCtctaacaatttttatattttcctcCATATCAACAACATCTAATGCCTTCTGAATCACTTGTGAACCATTTACTTGAAGACTAAGTATAAACACATGGCCAAAAAGTTTCTCAACTAATTCCTTTATCTGCAAATCTGTCCCATTTTCAAAGAACTGAAAAACCAACAAACACCCCTGTTACTAACAGTCTAACACCAaattagatttatgttttttctaTACCTGTAGAATCAGGTTTTTCCCATACATATCAGTCGATAGAATAAGTGCATGAGGAATCAATTCTTGGAAGATCATATTTTTCTCCAATAAAGTTGCATCCTCAAATTTGCTTTGAATAAACTCGTTCCCAATTTCATCCAGACTGCTTACACAGGTTTAACCAATTAGGATACAGAAACCATACAAGATAACAGGGAATCTAATTACCTGAACTCCATAACCTGCCCATAAATATCAAAGAGTTCAAAAGAAGAATTGTTTTTATCATTCTTAAATTTTCGCAGCACATCTCGATCTCTTACACCCCTATTTAAGTCAGTGCTGCTTTCTATATGAGAAGATATCATCAGACTTCCATTAGTTCAAAATAAGGATGATTGGAATtgtttgtgttgtgattaacaTTACCCTGAATATTGCTTCCTCCCTCCATTATTCTTGtaagttttcttcttcttcttcttcttcaaaatcatgtaCTGAATTGACAAGAAGGAAACAAGAATGCAAGAATGTAAGGAGATGAAATGTGGAATAAGCTGAAACTTAACTAACTGACTTATTTCTGTTTATAAATTGAATGCCCTTTTGACTTAATTGAACCAAACTGTAATAactgatatattatttaaacctTAAGAAAATACTATCTCGACCCTTAATCTTATTCCCTGATTAGATGAGTTCATGTGAGCATCAATATATCTTCCTGAACCCGATCGGGGTTTATTTTGGGTTATTTCAGGTCGACCTATATATTAATCCGGTTAAACCGTGTTTTCATGTCCAAAATTGCCAACTCTATTATACGtgtttcaaatattaaaacaatcCGAGTACAATTTAATCATCAAACTTTGTATTTTTTACTATCAAACCTCAAGGCCTTTGAGATTTAAGACTATTTTAAGATTTCATTTTTTGCTAAAAATATACCATCTTCATTCATTCCTTATGCTTAATactattttaacataataatcattttatttttaaaagggaTACAGATAAAATAAAAGTCATTCATTCTAATACTCATACAATAAAATAGTCATTTCGAAGGCTTCTATAGAAAATAGTGAATCAACATACATttttcaattcattctaatgaATCATATGACCTAAGAGGTATCCCTttgaatatacaatactagtaTACAACTAACTATTCACATGATAACAAAAACATCTATCATTTCAAGGTTTACATAGCCAATATTGAATTGCAAGTCGAACCGAGTGGTTAGGAGTCACAATCAAGTGATCCAACTTCAAATTCGTCATCGGTGAAGTTTCATTCCCGTTTTCCAACCACGTTAGTATCTCTTCTCCTTCGTAGGTGAAACCATCCGCCGCCACTTGAGGATCATACATTATTTCCTGCATAAACAAATAAGGAAACAGTATCGGTTATAGCCTAAACACAAAATTCATTCACCATTTTACTTCAAACAAGGCACACACCTTATGAATAGGACATAAGAAGAAAGAAGGAACTGATCGATCTTCCAAAGTATGCAAGTTCTGCAATTCCTTAACCAAATCCAACGTAATCATTGGTCTCTCCCTGCTGTTCAACTCGCAAAACTGTAATCCCAAATCAACCAATCTTCTCGACACAAACGTAGGCCATTCCCCAGCAGACATGTCCAATAAAGAAGCTAATTTCCTTGTTGAAACCGCCTTTCGTAACTCGTTTATCAATCCAATTGGACTCCTCCCAGTGAGGAGCTGAAGAACAATAAGCCCGAAAGAATACACGTCAGATTTTGGCGTCAGTACCCCTGTTCGTTGAAATTCGGGATCTGTATGGGAAAAAGCCCCCGCCTTTGGCTCATTGTATCGTCCAAAACTCGGGCATCTGAGGATATCTTCTCGCATAATAGTACAAATCCCGTAATCACATAGCTTGCAAGTGAATTCGGTGTCCAAAAGAATGTTCTCGGGCTttaaattaccatggatgaTACTCTCCGAGTGCAAGAACATGAGTGTGCTTGAAATTTCGGCCACGAGACGAGCTCTTACCTTCCATGTTAAGGAAGATTTGGTTTTGTTGTTCTTTCTAGTCAGAAGGTTCTGGAGGTTTCCGTTGGGCAAGTACTCGTGCACCACGGACCAAGCCTCAGGACATATACCGACTAAAGTTACCAAATTAGAATGTCGAAGTTTTCCAAGATTTTGAACCTGCAAAAAGAAATGGAAGAAGCGGGTATTCAACCAACTAAGACCCTCAAAATAATGATTTCAAATCATCTAAagtaatatcaaatatttatacttcCTTTTGCAATAATCTATACCGAAAATATCATactatttatcaaaataacccaaaatcgAACAAGGACCCGGGATAAATATTTcaatgaattaagtgatttgTAGCTGAAATAATAAGTGATATGATAAAGggtattttttgaaataacccaagatcaaacaagataATACACTTTTCAATAACCTATATCGAgcaagtttatttgaaaataacataCTCCAAGATCCAAAAAAGGCATAAAAGACAATCTTTGCGGTTGGGTTTTCGAATACCTGTTGCTGAAACTCTTCCTGGCCTTGCATATTACGAGGATGCCACATCTTAATCGCGACAGTTCGATCTAACATTTCTCCTTTGTACACACAACCATTTCCACCTTCTCCAATTATAAAGCTCTCTGAGAAGTTGCAAGTAGCAGTTTGCAAATCCGCAACTGAAAATTCAGCTAACAAACCATTTGATCCTCCTCCATTGTCATGTCCTCCATTTTTCCACAAACCAATCCATCGAGTCGCTTCCGCCCTTTGTCGCTGAATCCTATGTTTTTCGCGCTGCAAACTTGCAATAGAAGTTTCCAGAACTTTCAATTCACTTGTAGCCTCTTCACTCCGACGGTTTGCTTCCTGAACACGACTATCTAGAACAGCTACATTCCGGATTGTCTTCTgtagtttcttcattatatctTCTCGTTTTTCCACTAGCTTCTCCTGTTTCTGGATTGAATCCTTAACTGCATCCTCTGCTTCCAAtgtgagattaatttcaaattcacATGCAGATTCCAAATCTTTGACCTTGTTTATGGATTTAGCAGCTTCAGATTCTAAATGTTTACTCTTTGACCTCTCTCGGGATGCTTCCATCCTTAATGACTCGATTTCTAACCTTATTTCTATTAGATGACTGTACAAGctttcttcctcggtcttcTTCGAGACTTCAGATTGATCCTGATGACCCTGTAATGAACAACTTGTACTACTAAAAGCTTCTTCTTCAGACGATGATTCCCTTGTCCAGACATGTTTCCCTTTGTAGATGAACCATATCTGACAGAAACGAGGAGCATGTTTTGCAGCATGATTCGCCTTGTTGGAGTTTCTTTTCACCTTCATCCAACTGCAGTGGCCATTGTTAATCTATTAATTACAAGTTATTTGTGCTTGAAAGATGAACATGTAACTTTACATGTGACTTTGTTGTGGGAAATTTCATTATTCTTTCGCATTTCCATGGAGGTTGAAAATAAGTTCTTAACATGATGTGATAATGAGTTCCATTGTGAATaccattgataaaaaaaaaaacattgaaagaAAACAGAAAGATTACAAGAGTAAGGATTGTTTGATGtggtttatttagatttaatttggagcttgtttcatatagtttatttgaatttaatccaaattaatcaATATCCCTTCATCAATAGCTTAttccatttattttattcaaatcatcCACCAATATTTAATTCTTACTTCAACATAGGAaggtaatattttttatctcttaaacaAGAATGTTTTTCATTTCCACTAATACATAAACAAGTTTTACATATTTTGGTTATTAGACCAAAATAAACCATTTTGACATATacataaagtatttttaaactttttggTCGTTGGTTGTCATCTTAtaaagaaaactagggtttgtctaattttgattattgactCTTCCACCTTTTGaggtttttaatgaaatgatgttaaGCCGTTACCCCCAACcccaaaaaaaaacaagtaactttttttataatttggattaaaacATAATCTAGATCAAACAAACTCCAAACTAACCATTATTTAATCAACAATCATTCTTTccataaaatcatcaatcaaatacaaattaaaacatctttaatttataatataaaatttaaaagattaattactaaacatattttaaccatttaaccaaaataaaacacattttttataaaataattttcttaaaaaaaatagctTGTCTGATCTAGGATTGTTTCATACAGGTTATTGAAAATCATGTTATTCAATGAAGTATTTTGATCGagaatttgtaaaaaaatgtgtagGATCGAGTAGATTGTTGATTGAATAGTGAGTTATATTCGCCTAACATTCAAATAAGAAGCAAATTCATATAATATTCACCTGTCTGGTACATCTCCCATAACAAGCTTCTTGATACCATGCTTATTCACCAAATCTATGATTCCATTTTGAACTTGAGCAGCTTCAATTTGAAGAATGCTTGCTTTAACCTTCAAAAACAATAGTCATTCAAATGATTTCAATGCTGAAACAGATAGTAAAACCGCAGAAAACAGTAAAGATAGCaacaatctcttcttctttctgaATTAACTATTGTGCAGACTGCAGAGATAGAATGAAAACCTTAGATCGACGGCAGAGAGATAAATAACTGAGCAATAATTTGTTCGATTTCTCCTTTTCCTCAATCCTATATGCAGATACAACTTCATGATTAGCTTGACTTGCTGGTAACTTCCCTACTGTACATGATATACATTGCCAATCAACGAGACTTCAATTTCTAGTAAAATACAAAAGAGTTTTCCCTCAATTAAACCTAAATAATCGAATTAATGACATCTAAATCTTCAATATGAACATTACAAATTCCAATTCAAATATGCAGAGAGGAAGAGAGACTCACGGAGTGTAGGGATTAAAGGAGACGGTTGATGAACATGTAAAATACAAATTTCTCCGCCTGGAAAACTTCGGAAAGTCCAATCGAGAATCGAAGTTGCTTTCGCCGTAGATTTTCCGACCGCTACGTATACTTTACAGTCGATATCGCCGCCGATATTCTCCGGCGAAGAATGAAGCTCCATCTATCGCCGGCGTGAAGCTGATAACCGCTATCCGATTCCGATCTCAAATTGGGATTGAAGCTTCGTGGAGAAGATATGATTATTTATAGTAGAATTTGTACTATATAGTAAAGTAGTATTGACTTTTAACGACTTTTGATCATGATAGTCaaatttctctctttcacgtatttaattatatttatcttattttaaaattattattaaaaaagggGTATGGTGAGACTAGtcaattgttttgtttaattgCTTGATTTTGATGTGGactatttgaattaaaatttattatttagataattcaacatcttatatttaattaaattatttaattcattggTTAAAATAACAGTCTttctttgattatttatataatttgagag
Proteins encoded:
- the LOC124911127 gene encoding pumilio homolog 2-like, with the translated sequence MIDAIGQCVNILAGDEIGHKYVVEHVLEHGKPWERSKLIEQIAGNIAEITEKRFSSIIISACMVFGSLHDRHTIVNGIIGSTDENTPLQTIMLQQFGIDVIQKVVEECVVAQIDLIMSRIKIHLNALKRNSNENYVIFRNLVQARERKMVEAAEEALYLL
- the LOC124911558 gene encoding U-box domain-containing protein 33-like, whose amino-acid sequence is MELHSSPENIGGDIDCKVYVAVGKSTAKATSILDWTFRSFPGGEICILHVHQPSPLIPTLLGKLPASQANHEVVSAYRIEEKEKSNKLLLSYLSLCRRSKVKASILQIEAAQVQNGIIDLVNKHGIKKLVMGDVPDSWMKVKRNSNKANHAAKHAPRFCQIWFIYKGKHVWTRESSSEEEAFSSTSCSLQGHQDQSEVSKKTEEESLYSHLIEIRLEIESLRMEASRERSKSKHLESEAAKSINKVKDLESACEFEINLTLEAEDAVKDSIQKQEKLVEKREDIMKKLQKTIRNVAVLDSRVQEANRRSEEATSELKVLETSIASLQREKHRIQRQRAEATRWIGLWKNGGHDNGGGSNGLLAEFSVADLQTATCNFSESFIIGEGGNGCVYKGEMLDRTVAIKMWHPRNMQGQEEFQQQVQNLGKLRHSNLVTLVGICPEAWSVVHEYLPNGNLQNLLTRKNNKTKSSLTWKVRARLVAEISSTLMFLHSESIIHGNLKPENILLDTEFTCKLCDYGICTIMREDILRCPSFGRYNEPKAGAFSHTDPEFQRTGVLTPKSDVYSFGLIVLQLLTGRSPIGLINELRKAVSTRKLASLLDMSAGEWPTFVSRRLVDLGLQFCELNSRERPMITLDLVKELQNLHTLEDRSVPSFFLCPIHKEIMYDPQVAADGFTYEGEEILTWLENGNETSPMTNLKLDHLIVTPNHSVRLAIQYWLCKP